A window of Taeniopygia guttata chromosome 14, bTaeGut7.mat, whole genome shotgun sequence contains these coding sequences:
- the SREBF1 gene encoding sterol regulatory element-binding protein 1 isoform X2, producing the protein MECTFEDMLQLINTPDNDFSGLFDSPFSAPDSAVPPGLPSTPGTLNTFLGPSKPPPAAPTSSAFAGPPGMATFTPPPPAPLLPPPSLGVKEEPSVVPSSQPQPGVMLAPSFVPASPSPFTPQPLVGYQNQHSFSAVQPGSAGQTLPSPLPTPQPSQPVSLPGPVQNVAPQQLLAPTTQSVSPQIQSVPVLLQPHFIKADSLLLTAVKTDASSAKTSTIASLASSASGSATPLQVPALVSGGTILATVPLVVDAEKLPINRLAPSGKPALVQSRGEKRTAHNAIEKRYRSSINDKIVELKDLVVGTEAKLNKSAILRKAIEYIRFLQQSNQKLKQENLALKMAMQKNQPVKDLGTHCSQSTKAEAPMEVVKAEVMEMLTPPPSDVGSPSHSSPLSLSGGSSNSSSDSEPDSPLCAHGKVKQEQPPPSPSSQGMLDRSRMALCTFVFLCLSFNPLASLLRGSGSPAPLGSQDTAGPGRSIMAESGTLEDPWGWTQWLWPTLAFWALNVALVLGAVVRLFVCGEPVTRPHSEPSILFWRHRRQADLDLDRGDFAQGAQHLRTALGALGRPLPASHGDLACSLLWTLLRHLLQRLWVGRWLAARAGGLRPDPPPPAHVRQSARDAAMAYHRLHQLHLAGKQAGGHLLAINLALSAVNLAECAGDAISVAALAEIYVAAALRIKASLHRCFHFLARPFLCSARRVALSHGGAVPPAMQWLCHPLGHRFFVDGDWAVKGVPRETIYSSAGNPVDPLAQVTQLFREHLLEKALCCVAMPEPGRATAQGEGRFSDALEYLQLLNGCSDVSGTPGPTPSITSGLAAVTGTDPVSKWWASFIGIVIHWLQGDEEGAERLYPLVETMPRALQSSEKPLPRAALHSFRAVRALLSKQDGSQATLGHCEKASSCLRESLELGSPPKGTIDKAVQLLLCDLLLVTRTNLWQQQMGASQQRSCLYQASALELRGFQQDLSSLRRLAQTLRPAMRRVFLHEATARLMARASPTRTHQLLDRSLRRRGVQGSKTAGEPESHPSPREQAEALLLSCCYLPPTFLAGPGPRVGMLAEAARTLDKLGDRRTLHDCQQMIIKLGSGTTVTSG; encoded by the exons ATGGAGTGCACTTTTGAAG ACATGCTGCAGCTGATCAATACACCGGACAATGACTTCTCGGGCTTGTTCGACTCACCGTTCAGTGCCCCGGACAGCGCCGTGCCTCCGGGGCTTCCCTCCACGCCGGGCACCCTCAACACCTTCCTGGGTCCCAGCaagccgccccccgccgcccccaCCAGCAGCGCCTTCGCGGGGCCCCCCGGGATGGCCACCTTcaccccgccgcccccggccccgctcctgccaccGCCGTCCCTGGGTGTCAAGGAGGAGCCATCCGTGGTgcccagcagccagccccaACCCGGTGTCATGCTGGCCCCCAGCTTTGTCCCTGCGTCCCCCAGCCCCTTCACTCCCCAGCCCTTGGTGGGCTACCAGAACCAGCACAGCTTCTCcg CTGTGCAGCCTGGGAGTGCGGGGCAGACCCTGCCAAGCCCTCTGCCCACCCCACAACCCAGCCAGCCCGTGTCGCTGCCCGGCCCCGTGCAGAATGTggcaccccagcagctcctggcccccACCACCCAGTCTGTGTCGCCACAGATCCAGTCAGTGCCG gttctcctgcagccccatTTCATCAAGGCTGACTCCCTACTGCTGACGGCCGTCAAGACAGATGCCAGCAGCGCCAAGACTTCCACCATCGCCTCCctggccagcagtgccagcGGCTCTGCCACCCCGCTCCAGGTGCCG GCGCTGGTGAGCGGAGGGACCATCCTGGCCACGGTGCCGCTGGTGGTGGACGCGGAGAAGTTGCCCATCAACCGGCTGGCGCCCAGCGGGAAGCCGGCGCTGGTGCAGAGCCGGGGCGAGAAGCGCACGGCCCACAACGCCATCGAGAAGCGCTACCGCTCCTCCATCAACGACAAGATCGTGGAGCTCAAGGACCTGGTGGTGGGCACCGAGGCCAAG CTCAATAAGTCTGCGATCCTGAGGAAGGCCATCGAGTACATCcgcttcctgcagcagagcaacCAGAAGCTGAAGCAGGAGAACCTTGCCCTGAAGATGGCCATGCAGAAGAACC AGCCTGTGAAGGACCTGGGCACCCACTGCAGCCAGAGCACCAAGGCAGAGGCCCCCATGGAGGTGGTGAAGGCGGAGGTGATGGAGATGCTGACCCCGCCGCCCTCAGACGTGGGCTCGCCGTCCCACAGCAGCCCTCTCTCGCTCAGCGGtggcagcagcaacagcagcagcgaCTCGGAGCCCGACAGCCCCCTCTGTGCCCATGGCAAG gTGAAGCAGGAGCAGCCGCCGCCCTCGCCCAGCAGCCAGGGAATGCTGGACCGCTCCCGCATGGCCCTCTGCACCTTCGTcttcctctgcctctccttcaACCCCCTGGCCTCCCTCCTCCGGGGGTCTGGCTCCCCAGCCCCCTTGGGGAGCCAGGACACTGCTGGTCCTGGCAGGAGCATCATGGCTGAGTCTGGCACTTTGG agGACCCGTGGGGGTGGACGCAGTGGCTGTGGCCCACTCTGGCCTTCTGGGCACTGAACGTGGCGCTGGTGCTGGGGGCGGTGGTGCGGCTCTTCGTCTGCGGGGAGCCCGTCACTCGCCCGCACTCCGAACCCTCCATCCTCTTCTGGCGGCACCGCCGGCAGGCCGACCTCGACCTCGACCGG GGAGACTTCGCGCAGGGGGCCCAGCACCTGCGAACGGCGCTCGGGGCGCTGGGGCGGCCGCTGCCGGCGTCCCACGGGGACCTGGcctgcagcctgctctggacACTCCTGCGCCACCTCCTCCAGCGCCTCTGGGTGGGTCGCTGGCTGGCTGCCCGCGCCGGGGGGCTGCGCCCGGACCCGCCGCCCCCTGCCCACGTCCGCCAGAGCGCCCGCGACGCTGCCATGGCTTATCACCGCCTGCACCAGCTCCACCTCGCCG GGAAGCAGGCTGGGGGACATCTGCTGGCCATCAACCTGGCACTGAGCGCCGTCAACCTGGCTGAGTGTGCCGGTGACGCCATCTCCGTGGCAGCGCTGGCCGAGATCTACGTGGCGGCTGCCCTGCGGATCAAGGCCAGCCTGCACCGCTGCTTCCACTTCCTGGCG CGCCCCTTCCTCTGCAGCGCCCGGCGCGTGGCCCTGTCCCACGGCGGGGCCGTGCCCCCCGCCATGCAGTGGCTCTGCCACCCCTTGGGCCACCGCTTCTTTGTGGACGGGGACTGGGCGGTcaaaggtgtccccagggaaaCCATCTACAGCTCCGCCGGCAACCCAG TGGACCCGCTGGCGCAGGTGACCCAGCTCTTCCGTGAGCACCTCCTGGAGAAGGCGCTGTGCTGCGTGGCCATGCCTGAGCCCGGCCGTGCCACTGCCCAGGGAGAGGG GCGGTTCTCCGACGCCCTCGAGTACCTCCAGCTGCTCAACGGCTGCTCGGATGTCAGTGGCACGCCCGGCCCCACACCCTCCATCACCTCTGGCTTGGCGGCTGTCACAG GCACTGACCCCGTGTCCAAGTGGTGGGCGTCCTTCATTGGCATCGTTATCCACTGGCTGCAGGGAGATGAGGAGGGGGCTGAGCGCCTCTACCCGCTGGTGGAGACCATGCCCCGggcactgcagagctctga GAAGCCCCTTCCCCGTGCTGCCCTGCACTCTTTCCGAGCTGTCCGTGCCTTGCTGAGCAAACAGGACGGGAGCCAGGCCACCCTGGGCCACTGTGAGAaggccagcagctgcctgcgggagagcctggagctgggcagcCCCCCCAAGGGCACCATCGACAag GcggtgcagctcctgctctgcgaCCTGCTGCTGGTCACCCGCACCaacctgtggcagcagcagatggGGGCGAGCCAGCAGCGCAGCTGCCTCTACCAGGCGTCCGCCCTGGAGCTCCGCGGCTTCCAGCAGGACCTCAGCAGCCTGCGGCGCCTGGCACAGACCCTGCGCCCCGCCATGCGCCGG gtgttcctgcacGAAGCCACTGCCAGGCTGATGGCCCGGGCCAGCCCCACGCGcacccaccagctgctggaCCGCAGCCTGCGCAGGAGAGGGGTGCAGGGCAGCAAAACAG
- the SREBF1 gene encoding sterol regulatory element-binding protein 1 isoform X1, with protein MSALAFDDAALEGLAPSLGLSGASDIDTALLSDIDDMLQLINTPDNDFSGLFDSPFSAPDSAVPPGLPSTPGTLNTFLGPSKPPPAAPTSSAFAGPPGMATFTPPPPAPLLPPPSLGVKEEPSVVPSSQPQPGVMLAPSFVPASPSPFTPQPLVGYQNQHSFSAVQPGSAGQTLPSPLPTPQPSQPVSLPGPVQNVAPQQLLAPTTQSVSPQIQSVPVLLQPHFIKADSLLLTAVKTDASSAKTSTIASLASSASGSATPLQVPALVSGGTILATVPLVVDAEKLPINRLAPSGKPALVQSRGEKRTAHNAIEKRYRSSINDKIVELKDLVVGTEAKLNKSAILRKAIEYIRFLQQSNQKLKQENLALKMAMQKNQPVKDLGTHCSQSTKAEAPMEVVKAEVMEMLTPPPSDVGSPSHSSPLSLSGGSSNSSSDSEPDSPLCAHGKVKQEQPPPSPSSQGMLDRSRMALCTFVFLCLSFNPLASLLRGSGSPAPLGSQDTAGPGRSIMAESGTLEDPWGWTQWLWPTLAFWALNVALVLGAVVRLFVCGEPVTRPHSEPSILFWRHRRQADLDLDRGDFAQGAQHLRTALGALGRPLPASHGDLACSLLWTLLRHLLQRLWVGRWLAARAGGLRPDPPPPAHVRQSARDAAMAYHRLHQLHLAGKQAGGHLLAINLALSAVNLAECAGDAISVAALAEIYVAAALRIKASLHRCFHFLARPFLCSARRVALSHGGAVPPAMQWLCHPLGHRFFVDGDWAVKGVPRETIYSSAGNPVDPLAQVTQLFREHLLEKALCCVAMPEPGRATAQGEGRFSDALEYLQLLNGCSDVSGTPGPTPSITSGLAAVTGTDPVSKWWASFIGIVIHWLQGDEEGAERLYPLVETMPRALQSSEKPLPRAALHSFRAVRALLSKQDGSQATLGHCEKASSCLRESLELGSPPKGTIDKAVQLLLCDLLLVTRTNLWQQQMGASQQRSCLYQASALELRGFQQDLSSLRRLAQTLRPAMRRVFLHEATARLMARASPTRTHQLLDRSLRRRGVQGSKTAGEPESHPSPREQAEALLLSCCYLPPTFLAGPGPRVGMLAEAARTLDKLGDRRTLHDCQQMIIKLGSGTTVTSG; from the exons ATGAGCGCTCTCGCCTTCGACGACGCGGCCCTGGAGGGGCTGGCACCGTCCCTCGGCCTCTCCGGGGCCAGCGACATCGACACGGCCTTGCTCAGCGACATCGACG ACATGCTGCAGCTGATCAATACACCGGACAATGACTTCTCGGGCTTGTTCGACTCACCGTTCAGTGCCCCGGACAGCGCCGTGCCTCCGGGGCTTCCCTCCACGCCGGGCACCCTCAACACCTTCCTGGGTCCCAGCaagccgccccccgccgcccccaCCAGCAGCGCCTTCGCGGGGCCCCCCGGGATGGCCACCTTcaccccgccgcccccggccccgctcctgccaccGCCGTCCCTGGGTGTCAAGGAGGAGCCATCCGTGGTgcccagcagccagccccaACCCGGTGTCATGCTGGCCCCCAGCTTTGTCCCTGCGTCCCCCAGCCCCTTCACTCCCCAGCCCTTGGTGGGCTACCAGAACCAGCACAGCTTCTCcg CTGTGCAGCCTGGGAGTGCGGGGCAGACCCTGCCAAGCCCTCTGCCCACCCCACAACCCAGCCAGCCCGTGTCGCTGCCCGGCCCCGTGCAGAATGTggcaccccagcagctcctggcccccACCACCCAGTCTGTGTCGCCACAGATCCAGTCAGTGCCG gttctcctgcagccccatTTCATCAAGGCTGACTCCCTACTGCTGACGGCCGTCAAGACAGATGCCAGCAGCGCCAAGACTTCCACCATCGCCTCCctggccagcagtgccagcGGCTCTGCCACCCCGCTCCAGGTGCCG GCGCTGGTGAGCGGAGGGACCATCCTGGCCACGGTGCCGCTGGTGGTGGACGCGGAGAAGTTGCCCATCAACCGGCTGGCGCCCAGCGGGAAGCCGGCGCTGGTGCAGAGCCGGGGCGAGAAGCGCACGGCCCACAACGCCATCGAGAAGCGCTACCGCTCCTCCATCAACGACAAGATCGTGGAGCTCAAGGACCTGGTGGTGGGCACCGAGGCCAAG CTCAATAAGTCTGCGATCCTGAGGAAGGCCATCGAGTACATCcgcttcctgcagcagagcaacCAGAAGCTGAAGCAGGAGAACCTTGCCCTGAAGATGGCCATGCAGAAGAACC AGCCTGTGAAGGACCTGGGCACCCACTGCAGCCAGAGCACCAAGGCAGAGGCCCCCATGGAGGTGGTGAAGGCGGAGGTGATGGAGATGCTGACCCCGCCGCCCTCAGACGTGGGCTCGCCGTCCCACAGCAGCCCTCTCTCGCTCAGCGGtggcagcagcaacagcagcagcgaCTCGGAGCCCGACAGCCCCCTCTGTGCCCATGGCAAG gTGAAGCAGGAGCAGCCGCCGCCCTCGCCCAGCAGCCAGGGAATGCTGGACCGCTCCCGCATGGCCCTCTGCACCTTCGTcttcctctgcctctccttcaACCCCCTGGCCTCCCTCCTCCGGGGGTCTGGCTCCCCAGCCCCCTTGGGGAGCCAGGACACTGCTGGTCCTGGCAGGAGCATCATGGCTGAGTCTGGCACTTTGG agGACCCGTGGGGGTGGACGCAGTGGCTGTGGCCCACTCTGGCCTTCTGGGCACTGAACGTGGCGCTGGTGCTGGGGGCGGTGGTGCGGCTCTTCGTCTGCGGGGAGCCCGTCACTCGCCCGCACTCCGAACCCTCCATCCTCTTCTGGCGGCACCGCCGGCAGGCCGACCTCGACCTCGACCGG GGAGACTTCGCGCAGGGGGCCCAGCACCTGCGAACGGCGCTCGGGGCGCTGGGGCGGCCGCTGCCGGCGTCCCACGGGGACCTGGcctgcagcctgctctggacACTCCTGCGCCACCTCCTCCAGCGCCTCTGGGTGGGTCGCTGGCTGGCTGCCCGCGCCGGGGGGCTGCGCCCGGACCCGCCGCCCCCTGCCCACGTCCGCCAGAGCGCCCGCGACGCTGCCATGGCTTATCACCGCCTGCACCAGCTCCACCTCGCCG GGAAGCAGGCTGGGGGACATCTGCTGGCCATCAACCTGGCACTGAGCGCCGTCAACCTGGCTGAGTGTGCCGGTGACGCCATCTCCGTGGCAGCGCTGGCCGAGATCTACGTGGCGGCTGCCCTGCGGATCAAGGCCAGCCTGCACCGCTGCTTCCACTTCCTGGCG CGCCCCTTCCTCTGCAGCGCCCGGCGCGTGGCCCTGTCCCACGGCGGGGCCGTGCCCCCCGCCATGCAGTGGCTCTGCCACCCCTTGGGCCACCGCTTCTTTGTGGACGGGGACTGGGCGGTcaaaggtgtccccagggaaaCCATCTACAGCTCCGCCGGCAACCCAG TGGACCCGCTGGCGCAGGTGACCCAGCTCTTCCGTGAGCACCTCCTGGAGAAGGCGCTGTGCTGCGTGGCCATGCCTGAGCCCGGCCGTGCCACTGCCCAGGGAGAGGG GCGGTTCTCCGACGCCCTCGAGTACCTCCAGCTGCTCAACGGCTGCTCGGATGTCAGTGGCACGCCCGGCCCCACACCCTCCATCACCTCTGGCTTGGCGGCTGTCACAG GCACTGACCCCGTGTCCAAGTGGTGGGCGTCCTTCATTGGCATCGTTATCCACTGGCTGCAGGGAGATGAGGAGGGGGCTGAGCGCCTCTACCCGCTGGTGGAGACCATGCCCCGggcactgcagagctctga GAAGCCCCTTCCCCGTGCTGCCCTGCACTCTTTCCGAGCTGTCCGTGCCTTGCTGAGCAAACAGGACGGGAGCCAGGCCACCCTGGGCCACTGTGAGAaggccagcagctgcctgcgggagagcctggagctgggcagcCCCCCCAAGGGCACCATCGACAag GcggtgcagctcctgctctgcgaCCTGCTGCTGGTCACCCGCACCaacctgtggcagcagcagatggGGGCGAGCCAGCAGCGCAGCTGCCTCTACCAGGCGTCCGCCCTGGAGCTCCGCGGCTTCCAGCAGGACCTCAGCAGCCTGCGGCGCCTGGCACAGACCCTGCGCCCCGCCATGCGCCGG gtgttcctgcacGAAGCCACTGCCAGGCTGATGGCCCGGGCCAGCCCCACGCGcacccaccagctgctggaCCGCAGCCTGCGCAGGAGAGGGGTGCAGGGCAGCAAAACAG